In Nocardia sputorum, a single genomic region encodes these proteins:
- a CDS encoding helix-turn-helix domain-containing protein: MTVVFDSDTIAPHERAEAVAAAVQQASVPSHVVLDGPDECVHARFDVWRFGEVSVLRARTSGIQLIRTPKQVRTSPAPVLAIAVRQAGDGRYEQGGVQRVVRPGELHVVDLNAPFDFRRHGDGASTCLHVPLDQLGLPAELISQAAAVVRDSPHYRLVANHIVQLTAEADALSADPAAASSGCASIELIRGLLLSAASDDANGSVVPSDIQLSRIRAYVRRNLADPELGPEQIARAHNMSVRQLYKICANAEYRLEQWIIGQRLERVRGDLARPDQKHRTIAVIARRWGFRDPSHFARRFRAAYGLSPREWRGTVLAVDEP, encoded by the coding sequence ATGACGGTCGTGTTCGATTCGGACACCATCGCGCCGCACGAGCGGGCGGAGGCGGTGGCCGCGGCGGTACAGCAGGCATCGGTCCCGTCCCACGTCGTGCTGGACGGGCCGGACGAGTGTGTCCACGCCAGGTTCGACGTGTGGCGGTTCGGCGAGGTGAGCGTTCTCCGCGCCCGCACTTCGGGCATCCAGCTGATCCGGACGCCGAAACAAGTGCGCACCTCGCCCGCGCCGGTGCTGGCGATCGCGGTACGGCAGGCGGGGGACGGACGCTACGAGCAAGGCGGCGTCCAGCGCGTCGTGCGGCCGGGCGAGTTGCACGTCGTCGACCTGAACGCGCCCTTCGACTTCCGCAGGCACGGCGACGGGGCTTCGACCTGCCTGCACGTGCCGCTCGATCAGCTCGGCCTGCCCGCCGAGCTGATCAGCCAGGCCGCCGCCGTAGTCCGGGACAGCCCGCACTACCGGCTGGTGGCCAACCACATCGTCCAGCTGACCGCCGAGGCCGACGCGCTCAGCGCCGACCCGGCCGCCGCGTCGTCCGGCTGCGCCAGCATCGAGTTGATCCGGGGACTGCTGTTGTCGGCGGCCAGCGACGACGCCAACGGCTCCGTCGTGCCGTCCGACATCCAGCTGTCCCGGATCCGCGCCTACGTCCGGCGCAACCTGGCCGATCCCGAGCTGGGGCCGGAGCAGATCGCCAGGGCGCACAACATGTCCGTCCGGCAGCTCTACAAGATCTGCGCGAACGCGGAGTACCGCCTCGAACAATGGATCATCGGCCAGCGGCTGGAGCGGGTCCGCGGCGATCTGGCCCGTCCGGACCAGAAGCACCGGACGATCGCGGTGATCGCGCGCCGCTGGGGTTTCCGCGATCCGTCGCATTTCGCCCGGCGTTTTCGCGCCGCCTATGGGCTCTCGCCGCGGGAATGGCGCGGGACCGTCCTGGCCGTGGACGAGCCGTAG
- the hemW gene encoding radical SAM family heme chaperone HemW, giving the protein MSSSALSASTGTAAPVLHDFGDGPFGIYVHVPFCATRCGYCDFNTYTAGELGTSASPQSWLTALRGELATAAREFAALPTPTPDVSTVFVGGGTPSLLGGDGLAAVLDAVRAEFTLAPGAEVTTESNPESTSPQFFERIRAAGFTRVSLGMQSAAAHVLKVLDRTHTPGRAVAAAREARAAGFEHVNLDLIYGTPGERDADLDASLDAVLAAGVDHVSAYSLIVEDGTALARRVRRGELPAPDDDVLAARYERIDARLRSAGLGWYEVSNWAAGDAAACRHNLGYWDGGDWLGAGPGAHSHVGGVRWWNVKHPARYADRVGAGGLPAAGWEALSAEERYTERVMLAVRLRTGLPLADLASSARPAVDRVVADGLALRTADDRLVLTDRGRLLADGVVRELLD; this is encoded by the coding sequence GTGAGTTCTTCCGCCCTGTCCGCGAGCACCGGCACCGCCGCGCCGGTGCTGCACGACTTCGGCGACGGCCCGTTCGGGATCTACGTCCACGTGCCGTTCTGCGCCACGCGGTGCGGCTACTGCGACTTCAACACCTACACCGCGGGGGAACTCGGCACGTCGGCGTCGCCGCAGTCGTGGCTGACGGCGTTGCGGGGTGAGCTCGCCACCGCGGCGCGGGAGTTCGCCGCGTTGCCCACGCCGACGCCGGACGTGTCCACCGTTTTCGTCGGCGGCGGAACGCCATCCCTCCTGGGCGGTGACGGCCTCGCGGCGGTGCTCGACGCCGTGCGCGCCGAGTTCACCCTCGCCCCCGGAGCCGAGGTCACCACCGAGTCCAATCCGGAGTCCACCTCCCCGCAGTTCTTCGAGCGCATCCGTGCGGCGGGATTCACCAGGGTGTCGCTGGGCATGCAATCCGCCGCCGCGCACGTGCTGAAGGTGCTCGACCGCACGCACACCCCGGGCCGCGCGGTGGCCGCCGCGCGGGAGGCGCGCGCCGCGGGATTCGAGCACGTCAACCTGGATCTGATCTACGGCACGCCGGGCGAGCGCGACGCCGACCTCGACGCCAGCCTGGACGCGGTGCTCGCCGCGGGCGTCGATCACGTCTCGGCGTACTCGCTGATCGTGGAGGACGGCACCGCGCTGGCCCGCCGGGTGCGCCGCGGTGAACTCCCCGCGCCGGACGACGACGTGCTCGCCGCCCGCTACGAACGGATCGACGCGCGTCTGCGATCGGCGGGTCTGGGCTGGTACGAGGTGTCGAACTGGGCCGCGGGCGACGCGGCGGCATGCAGGCACAACCTCGGCTACTGGGACGGCGGTGACTGGCTCGGCGCCGGACCGGGCGCGCACAGCCATGTCGGCGGCGTGCGGTGGTGGAACGTGAAGCATCCCGCGCGGTACGCCGATCGGGTCGGCGCGGGCGGGCTGCCCGCCGCGGGCTGGGAGGCGCTCAGCGCGGAGGAGCGCTACACCGAGCGGGTGATGCTCGCCGTCCGGCTGCGCACGGGTCTGCCGCTGGCCGATCTGGCCTCTTCGGCCCGCCCCGCCGTCGACCGGGTGGTCGCCGACGGCCTCGCGCTGCGCACCGCGGACGACCGGCTGGTCCTCACCGACCGCGGTCGCCTCCTTGCTGACGGCGTCGTCCGCGAACTGCTCGATTGA
- a CDS encoding SgcJ/EcaC family oxidoreductase: MNTTAVDTAAELEAIRAVVASVQHAQRNELVDEFAALFREDAIWTTGHGKRLFGRAAIAEFTAQVLPGATAHGTATYEVEHVLFIRPDVAAVKVRQRYFTPEGVLDSEGSPLYVMSKEDGRWVLTANQNTPVVGD; the protein is encoded by the coding sequence ATGAATACCACAGCTGTCGACACCGCCGCCGAACTCGAGGCCATCCGCGCGGTGGTCGCGAGCGTCCAGCACGCCCAGCGAAACGAACTCGTCGACGAATTCGCCGCGCTCTTCCGGGAGGACGCGATCTGGACCACCGGCCACGGCAAACGACTCTTCGGCCGCGCCGCCATCGCCGAGTTCACCGCCCAGGTGCTGCCCGGGGCCACCGCGCACGGCACCGCCACCTACGAGGTCGAGCACGTGCTGTTCATCCGCCCGGACGTGGCCGCGGTGAAGGTGCGGCAGCGTTATTTCACCCCCGAGGGCGTGCTGGACAGCGAAGGCAGCCCGCTGTACGTGATGTCCAAGGAGGACGGGCGCTGGGTGCTCACCGCCAACCAGAACACCCCGGTCGTGGGGGACTGA
- a CDS encoding Ms4527A family Cys-rich leader peptide produces MRALEIRLVARRHVDYKRVCSACCLPGSLR; encoded by the coding sequence ATGCGCGCTTTGGAGATCCGACTTGTGGCACGTCGCCACGTCGATTACAAGCGCGTCTGTAGCGCCTGCTGTCTGCCCGGTTCCCTCCGGTAG